In one Mycobacterium sp. NBC_00419 genomic region, the following are encoded:
- a CDS encoding DUF3180 domain-containing protein, with protein sequence MGLTRKRDLLAAIVGVAILACLLLRILYSYFPPITVWTGLSLLAVAAAEAVWGWSVRSRIRDGQIGVGGGRLHPLAVARSLVIAKASAWVGATVAGWWIGVLVYLLIIRTDHARADIPGVVVAAISAVALVIAALWLQNCCKSPGEPTDDPDRVAE encoded by the coding sequence ATGGGTCTGACACGTAAACGCGACCTGCTGGCCGCGATCGTCGGCGTTGCGATCCTGGCCTGCCTACTGCTGCGCATCCTCTACAGCTACTTCCCGCCGATCACGGTATGGACCGGGCTGTCGCTGTTGGCGGTCGCCGCGGCCGAAGCGGTCTGGGGCTGGTCGGTACGAAGCAGGATCCGGGACGGTCAGATCGGCGTCGGCGGTGGCCGGCTGCATCCGCTGGCCGTCGCCCGCAGTCTGGTGATCGCGAAGGCCTCCGCCTGGGTTGGTGCGACGGTCGCGGGGTGGTGGATCGGCGTGCTGGTCTATCTGTTGATCATCCGCACCGACCATGCGCGGGCGGACATCCCGGGCGTGGTGGTGGCGGCGATCAGCGCCGTGGCACTCGTGATCGCGGCGTTGTGGCTCCAGAATTGCTGCAAGTCGCCCGGCGAGCCGACCGACGATCCCGACCGCGTAGCCGAGTAG
- a CDS encoding MmpS family transport accessory protein, whose product MTSMTRRLPQATWGRVALAATVIFGAGLVVAPDAVADGDVVVYSVTSDGTLSNVTYLDADGNRQQLNNVSAPWTTTFVGQQINPSYGVTARSTGSQVLCTITVNGKVIDRDSDNDGTADVDCHEDFGDD is encoded by the coding sequence ATGACTTCGATGACGCGCCGGCTGCCGCAAGCCACCTGGGGGCGCGTCGCGCTCGCGGCGACCGTCATATTCGGTGCTGGGCTCGTCGTGGCGCCGGACGCCGTGGCTGACGGGGATGTGGTCGTCTACTCGGTCACCAGCGACGGAACGTTGTCGAACGTCACCTATCTCGATGCGGACGGAAATCGCCAGCAGCTCAACAACGTTTCAGCGCCCTGGACGACGACGTTCGTGGGACAGCAGATCAATCCGTCCTACGGCGTGACGGCCCGATCCACCGGCTCGCAGGTGTTGTGCACCATCACCGTCAACGGAAAGGTGATCGACCGGGATTCCGACAACGACGGCACGGCCGATGTCGACTGCCACGAAGATTTCGGCGACGACTGA
- the folE gene encoding GTP cyclohydrolase I FolE, whose translation MAQPTSITLETPVFDQERAEAAVRELLLAVGEDPERPGLLDTPARVARAFREMFAGLYTDPDAVLETTFDEQHDELVLVKNIPMYSTCEHHLVAFHGVAHVGYIPGDDGRVTGLSKLARVVDLYAKRPQVQERLTTQVADGIMRKLKPRGVIVVIEAEHLCMAMRGVRKPGATTTTSAVRGQFKTDKASRAEALELILRK comes from the coding sequence ATGGCGCAACCGACCTCGATAACTCTCGAGACGCCGGTTTTTGACCAAGAGCGTGCCGAGGCGGCAGTGCGTGAACTGCTGCTTGCGGTCGGGGAGGATCCCGAGCGACCAGGTCTGCTCGACACCCCGGCCCGCGTTGCGCGGGCCTTCCGGGAGATGTTCGCCGGCCTCTACACCGACCCCGACGCCGTGCTGGAGACCACCTTCGACGAGCAGCACGACGAACTCGTCCTGGTCAAGAACATCCCGATGTACTCGACCTGCGAGCACCACCTGGTGGCGTTCCACGGTGTCGCGCACGTCGGCTACATCCCCGGCGACGACGGCCGGGTGACCGGGCTGTCGAAACTGGCCCGGGTGGTCGACCTCTATGCCAAGCGTCCTCAGGTGCAGGAGCGGCTCACCACACAGGTCGCCGACGGGATCATGCGGAAGCTGAAGCCGCGCGGGGTCATCGTGGTGATCGAGGCCGAGCATCTCTGCATGGCGATGCGCGGAGTCCGCAAGCCCGGCGCCACCACCACGACGTCGGCCGTGCGCGGACAGTTCAAGACCGACAAAGCATCCCGAGCAGAGGCGCTGGAACTCATCCTGCGGAAGTGA
- a CDS encoding DUF6779 domain-containing protein: protein MTVLSRGSRNRRGGRRPGWLLLTTLLVLAIIASSALVFTNRIELLKLAVVLSLWAAVVAAFVSVIYRRQSDVDAARARDLKLVYDLQLDREISARREYELSVESHLRRELATELRAQAADEVAALRAELTALRANLEVLFDADLGDRPALEGDRAAAGYGDWTRDTTTLPPTPGRVQSSRIMPVNAEEAASRTTENPIIDVPEEPLVAPAPQQQPPYAPPPPRRRQEEPQVPDDYRGSHRRPSDNGARPAPAPQRPFTPPPPEPAPPEPAPVPPAEHSEWKPVEADGRWLPPGDEAARGRHWTGPQAPEAQPTPQPRPEPAMQPAPEPATPRARHSVEPASSGQAPPAMSTPPPPEPASRHRGDDAEDDQPEGPRGQHTGGQSVAELLARLEANGNKGGGRRRRRED, encoded by the coding sequence ATGACCGTTCTGTCCCGCGGCAGCCGTAATCGGCGCGGCGGCCGCAGGCCGGGTTGGCTGCTCTTGACGACGTTGCTAGTCCTGGCCATCATCGCCAGTTCTGCTTTGGTCTTCACCAACCGCATCGAGCTGCTCAAGCTGGCGGTCGTGCTGTCGCTGTGGGCGGCTGTCGTCGCCGCCTTCGTCTCGGTCATCTACCGCCGCCAGAGCGATGTCGATGCCGCCCGGGCCCGCGATCTGAAGCTGGTCTACGACCTGCAACTCGACCGGGAGATCTCCGCGCGCCGTGAGTACGAGCTGAGCGTCGAGTCGCATCTGCGCCGCGAACTGGCCACCGAGTTGCGCGCCCAGGCCGCCGACGAGGTCGCGGCCCTGCGGGCCGAACTGACCGCGCTGCGCGCCAACCTCGAGGTCCTGTTCGACGCCGATCTCGGCGACCGGCCCGCGCTGGAGGGCGATCGCGCCGCTGCCGGCTACGGCGATTGGACCCGCGACACCACCACATTGCCGCCCACCCCGGGCCGGGTGCAGAGCAGCCGCATCATGCCGGTCAACGCCGAGGAAGCCGCCAGCCGCACCACTGAGAACCCGATCATCGACGTACCGGAGGAACCTCTGGTCGCCCCGGCGCCCCAGCAGCAGCCACCGTATGCGCCGCCACCTCCGCGGCGCCGCCAGGAGGAACCCCAGGTTCCCGACGACTACCGCGGATCGCACCGCAGGCCGTCGGACAACGGTGCCCGCCCGGCACCGGCTCCCCAGCGACCGTTCACGCCGCCGCCGCCCGAGCCCGCGCCGCCCGAGCCCGCGCCGGTGCCCCCCGCCGAGCACTCCGAGTGGAAGCCGGTGGAAGCCGACGGCCGCTGGCTGCCGCCGGGCGACGAGGCCGCCCGGGGCAGGCACTGGACCGGGCCGCAGGCGCCGGAAGCCCAGCCAACTCCGCAGCCCCGCCCTGAGCCGGCGATGCAGCCGGCCCCCGAACCAGCGACCCCGCGCGCCCGGCATTCCGTCGAGCCCGCGTCCTCCGGCCAGGCCCCGCCGGCCATGTCCACCCCGCCGCCGCCCGAGCCTGCCTCAAGGCATCGCGGCGACGACGCCGAGGACGATCAGCCGGAGGGCCCGAGGGGCCAGCACACCGGCGGCCAGTCCGTCGCCGAGTTACTGGCGCGGCTGGAGGCCAACGGCAACAAGGGCGGCGGCCGGCGCCGCAGGCGCGAGGACTAG
- the folK gene encoding 2-amino-4-hydroxy-6-hydroxymethyldihydropteridine diphosphokinase — MTRVVLSIGSNLGDRMARLQSAVDGLGTSVRALSPIYETAAWGGVEQGPFLNAIVVADDDGLDGHGWLARAQALEQANERVREQRWGPRTLDVDLVCCHHTSPAGDTEIFSRDEGLTLPHPMAHLRAFVMIPWLAVDPAATLTVAGERQPVRRLLEELDPVERDGVRLTDLILNLPPDEAAGH; from the coding sequence ATGACCCGGGTGGTGCTGTCGATCGGCTCGAACCTCGGTGACCGGATGGCCCGACTGCAGTCTGCCGTCGACGGGCTCGGCACCTCGGTGCGGGCACTGTCGCCCATCTACGAAACCGCTGCGTGGGGTGGTGTCGAGCAGGGCCCGTTCCTCAACGCCATCGTCGTCGCCGACGACGACGGGCTCGACGGCCACGGCTGGCTGGCCCGGGCCCAGGCGCTGGAACAGGCCAACGAGCGGGTCCGCGAGCAGAGGTGGGGTCCGCGCACCCTCGACGTCGACCTGGTCTGCTGCCATCACACCTCGCCTGCTGGTGACACCGAGATCTTCTCCCGCGACGAGGGGCTGACCCTGCCGCATCCGATGGCGCACCTGCGGGCGTTCGTCATGATCCCGTGGCTGGCGGTGGACCCCGCGGCGACGCTGACCGTGGCCGGCGAGCGGCAGCCGGTCCGGCGGCTGCTCGAGGAGCTGGATCCCGTCGAGCGCGACGGGGTGCGGCTGACCGACCTCATCCTGAACCTGCCGCCCGACGAAGCCGCCGGCCACTGA
- the folB gene encoding dihydroneopterin aldolase, translated as MADRIELRGLTVRGNHGVFDHERRDGQDFVVDITVWIDLADAAASDDLADTFDYGVLAQRAAAVIGGPARNLIETVSAEIAEDVMTDPRVHAVEVVLHKPHAPIPLAFADVAVVARRSRRGGRGQIVPAGDVT; from the coding sequence GTGGCTGACCGAATCGAATTGCGCGGGTTGACCGTTCGTGGCAATCACGGCGTCTTCGACCATGAGCGGCGCGACGGGCAGGACTTCGTCGTCGACATCACGGTGTGGATCGACCTGGCCGACGCCGCCGCCAGCGACGACCTGGCCGACACCTTCGATTACGGCGTACTGGCCCAGCGGGCGGCCGCCGTGATCGGTGGCCCGGCACGCAACCTCATCGAGACCGTCTCCGCCGAGATCGCCGAGGACGTCATGACCGACCCGCGGGTGCACGCCGTCGAGGTTGTGCTCCACAAGCCACATGCGCCGATCCCGTTGGCCTTCGCCGATGTGGCCGTCGTCGCCCGCCGATCCCGGCGCGGTGGCCGGGGCCAGATCGTTCCCGCCGGGGATGTGACATGA
- the ftsH gene encoding ATP-dependent zinc metalloprotease FtsH codes for MNRKNVIRTLTVVAVVLLLGWSFFYFSDDTRGFKPVDTSVAMAQINGENVKSAQIDDREQQLRLELKNGNGDTENSNKVIAKYPTGYGVDLFNALQAKNVKTNTVVNQGSVLGSLLVYMLPLLLLVGLFVLFSRMQTGGRMGFGFGKSKAKQLSKDMPKTTFADVAGVDEAVEELYEIKDFLQNPSRYQALGAKIPKGVLLYGPPGTGKTLLARAVAGEAGVPFFTISGSDFVEMFVGVGASRVRDLFEQAKQNSPCIIFVDEIDAVGRQRGAGLGGGHDEREQTLNQLLVEMDGFGERQGVILIAATNRPDILDPALLRPGRFDRQIPVTSPDLAGRKAVLRVHSAGKPMAPDADLDGLAKRTVGMSGADLANVINEAALLTARENGTVITAAAMEEAVDRVIGGPRRKGRVISELEKKITAYHEGGHTLAAWAMPDIEPIYKVTILARGRTGGHAVSVPEDDKGLMTRSEMISRLVFAMGGRAAEELVFREPTTGAVSDIDQATKIARAMVTEYGMSSKLGAVKYGTEHGDPFLGRTMGTQSDYSHEVARDIDDEVRKLIEAAHTEAWTILTEYRDVLDILAGELLEKETLHRKELEAIFGDVKKRPRLTVFDDFGGRIPSDKPPIKTPGELAIERGEPWPKPMPEPAFKKAIAQASAQASAAAQAQPNGGNGNGAHHGAPPQQPGTNQPDYGAPAGWHAPGWPPPGQQGGGGYWYPPPPGWGQPPQQHGQPYPPYQPYPAPSHAGPGSAPQDDAGDDGNRPNPPANG; via the coding sequence ATGAACCGGAAAAACGTGATCCGCACACTGACGGTGGTGGCCGTGGTGTTGCTGCTCGGCTGGTCGTTCTTCTATTTCAGTGACGACACCCGTGGCTTCAAACCCGTCGACACCTCGGTGGCGATGGCCCAGATCAACGGCGAGAACGTCAAGAGCGCCCAGATCGACGACCGCGAACAGCAGCTGCGCCTGGAGCTCAAGAACGGCAACGGCGACACCGAGAACTCCAACAAGGTCATCGCCAAGTACCCGACCGGGTACGGCGTCGACCTGTTCAACGCGCTTCAGGCCAAGAACGTCAAGACCAACACTGTGGTCAACCAGGGCAGCGTCCTGGGCTCGCTGCTGGTCTACATGCTGCCGCTGCTGCTTCTCGTCGGCCTGTTCGTGCTGTTCTCCAGGATGCAGACCGGCGGGCGGATGGGCTTCGGCTTCGGTAAGTCGAAGGCCAAACAGCTCTCCAAGGACATGCCGAAGACGACGTTCGCCGACGTGGCCGGCGTCGACGAGGCCGTCGAAGAGCTCTACGAGATCAAGGACTTCCTGCAGAATCCGTCGCGGTATCAGGCGCTCGGCGCCAAGATCCCGAAGGGCGTGCTGCTCTACGGGCCGCCCGGCACCGGCAAGACGCTGTTGGCCCGCGCCGTCGCCGGCGAGGCCGGGGTCCCGTTCTTCACCATCTCGGGTTCGGACTTCGTAGAGATGTTCGTCGGCGTCGGCGCATCCCGGGTGCGTGACCTGTTCGAACAGGCCAAGCAGAACAGCCCCTGCATCATCTTCGTCGACGAGATCGACGCCGTCGGCCGCCAGCGCGGCGCCGGCCTGGGCGGCGGCCACGACGAACGCGAGCAGACGCTCAACCAGCTCCTCGTCGAGATGGACGGTTTCGGCGAACGCCAGGGCGTCATTCTGATCGCGGCCACCAACCGGCCCGACATCCTCGACCCGGCGCTGCTGCGCCCCGGCCGCTTCGACCGCCAGATCCCGGTCACCAGCCCCGACCTGGCCGGCCGCAAGGCCGTGCTGAGGGTGCACTCGGCGGGCAAGCCGATGGCCCCCGACGCCGATCTCGACGGTCTGGCCAAGCGCACCGTCGGCATGTCCGGTGCCGACCTGGCCAACGTCATCAACGAGGCCGCGCTGCTCACCGCCCGCGAGAACGGCACCGTCATCACCGCCGCGGCCATGGAAGAGGCCGTCGACCGGGTGATCGGCGGCCCGCGCCGCAAGGGCCGCGTCATCAGCGAGCTGGAAAAGAAGATCACCGCCTACCACGAAGGCGGTCACACGCTGGCGGCGTGGGCGATGCCCGACATCGAGCCGATCTACAAGGTCACGATCCTGGCGCGCGGACGTACCGGCGGCCATGCCGTCTCGGTGCCCGAGGACGACAAGGGCCTGATGACCCGCTCGGAGATGATCTCCCGGCTGGTGTTCGCGATGGGTGGTCGCGCCGCCGAGGAACTGGTGTTCCGCGAGCCGACCACCGGTGCGGTCTCCGACATCGACCAGGCCACCAAGATCGCCCGTGCGATGGTCACCGAGTACGGCATGAGCTCCAAGCTCGGCGCGGTCAAGTACGGCACCGAGCACGGCGACCCGTTCCTGGGCCGCACCATGGGCACCCAGTCGGACTACAGCCACGAGGTCGCCCGCGACATCGACGACGAGGTCCGCAAGCTGATCGAGGCGGCACACACCGAGGCCTGGACGATCCTCACCGAGTACCGCGACGTGCTCGACATCCTCGCCGGTGAGCTGCTGGAGAAGGAAACCCTGCACCGCAAGGAGCTGGAAGCGATCTTCGGTGATGTGAAGAAGCGCCCCCGGTTGACGGTGTTCGATGACTTCGGCGGCCGCATCCCGTCTGACAAGCCCCCGATCAAGACCCCGGGTGAGCTGGCCATCGAACGCGGCGAGCCGTGGCCCAAGCCGATGCCCGAGCCGGCCTTCAAGAAGGCGATCGCGCAGGCCTCGGCGCAAGCGTCAGCGGCCGCCCAGGCCCAGCCCAACGGCGGCAACGGCAACGGCGCCCACCACGGTGCACCGCCGCAGCAGCCCGGTACCAATCAGCCGGATTACGGTGCGCCCGCCGGCTGGCACGCTCCCGGCTGGCCTCCGCCAGGCCAGCAGGGTGGCGGTGGCTACTGGTATCCGCCGCCGCCCGGATGGGGACAGCCGCCGCAGCAACACGGGCAGCCATACCCGCCGTATCAGCCCTACCCTGCGCCCAGCCATGCCGGGCCCGGGTCGGCTCCGCAGGACGACGCCGGTGACGACGGCAACCGGCCCAACCCGCCGGCTAACGGTTGA
- the folP gene encoding dihydropteroate synthase, with product MPAGPVQVMGVVNVTDDSFSDGGRYLDPGRAVEHGIQLAAQGAAIVDVGGESTRPGAVRIDAAVETARVVPVVKGLAAQGITVSIDTMHAAVAAAALEAGASIVNDVSGGRADPAMAPLLADAKVPWVLMHWRSVGAQRPHEAPDYRDVVAEVRDELLASVDAAVAAGVETANLIIDPGLGFAKTAQHNWALLNALPEFVATGIPVLVGASRKRFLGALLADRDGTPRPPNGRETATAVISALAGVHGAWGVRVHDVRASVDALAVLDAWEGGGG from the coding sequence GTGCCCGCCGGCCCCGTGCAGGTGATGGGAGTCGTCAACGTCACCGATGACTCCTTCTCCGACGGCGGACGCTACCTCGATCCAGGTCGTGCCGTCGAGCATGGGATTCAACTGGCCGCCCAGGGTGCGGCGATCGTGGATGTCGGTGGCGAGTCGACCCGTCCAGGCGCGGTGCGAATCGACGCGGCAGTCGAGACCGCCAGAGTGGTTCCGGTGGTCAAAGGACTTGCCGCCCAAGGGATCACCGTGAGCATCGACACCATGCATGCGGCGGTCGCCGCTGCCGCCCTGGAGGCCGGCGCCAGTATCGTCAACGACGTCTCGGGCGGACGAGCCGACCCGGCGATGGCGCCCTTGCTCGCCGACGCGAAAGTGCCATGGGTGCTGATGCATTGGCGCTCGGTGGGCGCCCAACGCCCACACGAGGCACCCGACTACCGCGACGTGGTGGCCGAGGTGCGCGACGAACTGCTGGCCAGCGTGGACGCCGCCGTCGCCGCGGGTGTGGAGACCGCCAATCTGATCATCGATCCCGGGCTCGGTTTCGCAAAGACGGCACAACATAATTGGGCTCTGCTGAACGCACTGCCCGAGTTCGTCGCGACCGGCATCCCGGTTCTCGTCGGAGCCTCCCGGAAGCGTTTTCTCGGCGCGCTGCTGGCCGACCGGGACGGCACCCCCCGCCCCCCGAACGGCCGCGAAACCGCCACCGCTGTGATCTCGGCACTGGCCGGCGTGCACGGTGCGTGGGGGGTCCGGGTGCACGACGTGCGGGCGAGCGTGGACGCGCTCGCCGTCCTTGATGCGTGGGAGGGTGGCGGTGGCTGA
- a CDS encoding alpha/beta fold hydrolase: MAASTERLVDVNGVRLRVVEAGERGAPVVVLTHGFPELAYSWRHQIPVLAQAGYHVLAPDQRGYGGSSRPGAIEDYDIAALTGDVAALLDDVGAQRAAIVGHDFGAVVAWNMPLLHPDRVAGVAGLSVPPIPRPQTPPTEAFRRIFGDNFFYILYFQQPGPADAELARDPLRTMRLLLGGMRTPRSEDAAQRMLTPGPEGFLDRLAQPEGLPDWLDAEEVQHYAAEFGRTGFTGALNWYRCFDRNWHILGRPVSETITVPALFVGGTDDPTLGFTRVDRATEVVKGPYRQVLLDGAGHWIQQERPDEINRELVDFLSGLEW; the protein is encoded by the coding sequence GTGGCCGCCTCAACCGAACGGTTAGTTGACGTCAACGGTGTTCGGTTACGGGTGGTCGAGGCGGGTGAGCGGGGTGCCCCGGTGGTGGTCCTGACCCATGGTTTCCCCGAGCTGGCCTACTCCTGGCGCCACCAGATCCCGGTGCTGGCGCAGGCGGGATACCACGTGCTGGCGCCCGACCAGCGCGGGTATGGCGGATCGTCGCGCCCCGGCGCGATCGAGGACTACGACATCGCCGCACTGACCGGCGACGTGGCCGCACTGCTCGACGACGTGGGCGCACAGCGCGCCGCGATCGTCGGGCACGACTTCGGCGCCGTGGTGGCCTGGAACATGCCGCTGCTGCACCCCGATCGGGTCGCTGGGGTCGCCGGTCTGTCGGTGCCGCCGATACCGCGGCCGCAGACACCGCCGACCGAGGCGTTCCGGCGGATCTTCGGCGACAACTTCTTCTACATCCTCTACTTCCAGCAGCCCGGCCCCGCCGACGCCGAACTGGCCAGAGATCCGCTGCGGACCATGCGCCTGCTGCTGGGCGGCATGCGCACACCCAGGAGCGAGGACGCCGCACAGCGGATGCTGACACCGGGGCCCGAGGGCTTCCTCGACCGGCTGGCCCAGCCCGAGGGACTGCCGGACTGGCTGGACGCCGAGGAAGTGCAGCACTATGCCGCCGAGTTCGGTCGCACCGGGTTCACCGGGGCGCTCAACTGGTATCGCTGTTTCGACCGCAACTGGCACATCCTGGGCCGGCCGGTGAGCGAAACCATCACTGTCCCAGCGCTGTTCGTCGGCGGCACCGACGATCCCACGCTCGGCTTCACCCGCGTCGACCGGGCGACCGAGGTGGTCAAAGGCCCGTACCGGCAGGTGCTGCTAGATGGCGCCGGGCACTGGATTCAGCAGGAACGACCCGACGAGATCAACCGCGAGCTAGTGGATTTCCTATCCGGATTGGAGTGGTGA
- a CDS encoding MBL fold metallo-hydrolase, with amino-acid sequence MPRPRLTHLGGPTTLIELDGWRILTDPTFDPPGRRYTFGWGTSSRKIAGPAQPPADVFPVDAVLLSHDHHADNLDDSGRGLLRQATTVLTTVPGARRLSGAAPDVRGLADWESTTLTAPGRAPLTITATPARHGPKFSRPIAGKVIGFALHREGEQAAALWMSGDSVLYDGLRQVAQRFPVDVALLHLGGVRFWFTGPVRFTMTAAEAVELIRLMRPDVAVPVHYGGWTHFREPESVMRQTLSDSDVSDRIRWLAPGAPTEV; translated from the coding sequence ATGCCTCGGCCCCGGCTCACCCACCTCGGCGGTCCCACCACTCTGATCGAGCTCGACGGTTGGCGCATCCTCACCGACCCGACCTTCGACCCGCCCGGGCGGCGGTACACCTTCGGATGGGGTACCTCCTCGCGCAAGATCGCCGGCCCGGCGCAACCGCCGGCCGACGTGTTCCCGGTCGATGCCGTGCTGCTCAGCCACGACCATCACGCCGACAACCTCGACGACTCCGGCCGCGGGCTGCTGCGCCAGGCGACAACGGTGCTCACCACCGTGCCGGGCGCGCGGCGGCTCTCTGGCGCCGCGCCAGACGTGCGTGGTCTGGCCGACTGGGAGTCGACGACGCTGACCGCCCCTGGCCGGGCGCCGCTGACCATCACCGCCACTCCGGCCCGGCACGGCCCGAAGTTCAGTAGGCCCATCGCCGGAAAGGTGATCGGCTTCGCCCTGCACCGCGAAGGTGAGCAGGCCGCAGCGCTGTGGATGTCCGGTGACTCGGTCCTCTATGACGGTCTACGCCAAGTGGCTCAACGGTTTCCGGTCGACGTGGCGCTGCTGCACCTGGGTGGCGTGCGGTTCTGGTTCACCGGCCCGGTGCGCTTCACGATGACGGCCGCAGAGGCCGTCGAACTGATCCGGCTCATGCGGCCCGATGTCGCGGTGCCCGTGCACTACGGCGGGTGGACCCACTTCCGCGAGCCGGAAAGCGTTATGCGTCAAACACTGTCGGACTCGGACGTGAGTGACCGCATCCGCTGGCTGGCCCCGGGCGCGCCTACCGAGGTCTAG
- a CDS encoding SIMPL domain-containing protein: MPIAGRRLTGLVAAAGVTAAVLSGCDAAGSAPAGGSPRQVTVVGSGEVKGVPDTLTADVTIEASAPDVTTAMNQTNDRQKAVLNALNASGVDAKDISTTQVSLAPQYSDNSVISGYRASNSIQIKIRKLDTASQVLANVVSAGGDATRINSVSYSIEDDSKLVNDARARAFNNAKERAQQYADLSGLSLGTIISISEAPGSPAPPQPMPAPMPRGAMASEVPLQPGEQTVGFAVTAVWELG, translated from the coding sequence ATGCCGATCGCCGGACGTCGACTCACTGGTCTCGTAGCCGCTGCGGGTGTCACTGCCGCGGTTCTCAGCGGCTGCGACGCCGCGGGCAGCGCACCTGCCGGCGGCAGCCCGCGACAGGTGACGGTCGTCGGCTCCGGTGAAGTCAAGGGCGTTCCCGACACGCTGACCGCCGATGTCACCATCGAGGCGAGCGCCCCGGACGTGACCACCGCGATGAACCAGACCAACGACCGGCAAAAAGCGGTGCTCAACGCGCTGAACGCCAGCGGTGTCGACGCCAAGGACATCAGCACCACACAGGTCAGCCTGGCGCCGCAGTACAGCGACAATTCGGTGATCTCCGGCTACCGGGCCAGCAATTCGATCCAGATCAAGATCCGCAAGCTCGACACCGCGTCGCAGGTGCTGGCCAACGTCGTCAGCGCCGGCGGGGACGCCACCAGGATCAACTCGGTGAGCTACTCGATCGAGGACGACTCGAAGCTGGTCAACGATGCCCGGGCGCGCGCGTTCAACAACGCCAAGGAGCGTGCGCAGCAGTACGCGGATTTGTCCGGGTTGTCGTTGGGCACGATCATCTCGATCAGCGAGGCGCCGGGTAGCCCGGCCCCGCCTCAGCCGATGCCGGCACCGATGCCGCGCGGGGCGATGGCCTCCGAGGTGCCGCTGCAGCCGGGCGAACAGACCGTCGGCTTCGCGGTGACGGCGGTCTGGGAACTCGGCTGA
- a CDS encoding LLM class flavin-dependent oxidoreductase: MRPLNFGVFVTPFHPVGQSPTVALEYDLERTVALDRLGYDEVWFGEHHSGGYELIACPEVFIAAAAERTKHIRLGTGVVSLPYHHPLMVADRWVLLDHLTRGRVMFGTGPGALPSDAYMMGIDPVEQRQMMQESLEAILALFRAGPDERISRHCDWFTLRDAQLHIRPYTWPYPEISTAAMVSPSGPRLAGTLGTSLLSLSMSVPGGYAALDNAWQIVVDKANEAGRAEPDRANWRVLGIVHLADTREQAIDDCTYGLQDFANYFGAAGFVPLSNDVSEPAKTPREFVADYAAQGNCCIGTPDDAIAYITDLLEKSGGFGTFLMLGHDWADPKATYHSYDLFARKVIPHFKGQLRAAEASHEWARDMRGDLFGRVGEAIVKAIGEHTGGRA; this comes from the coding sequence ATGCGACCCCTCAACTTCGGCGTGTTCGTCACGCCGTTTCACCCTGTCGGCCAATCCCCCACTGTCGCACTCGAATACGATCTTGAACGGACCGTGGCGCTGGATCGCCTTGGCTACGACGAGGTGTGGTTCGGCGAGCACCACTCGGGCGGCTACGAGCTGATCGCCTGCCCCGAGGTGTTCATCGCCGCAGCCGCCGAGCGCACCAAACACATCCGGCTGGGCACCGGCGTGGTCTCGCTGCCCTATCACCACCCGTTGATGGTCGCCGACCGATGGGTGCTGCTCGACCACCTGACCCGGGGCCGGGTGATGTTCGGGACCGGTCCCGGCGCGCTGCCTTCGGACGCTTACATGATGGGCATCGACCCGGTCGAGCAGCGACAGATGATGCAGGAGTCGCTGGAGGCGATCCTCGCCCTGTTCCGGGCGGGCCCCGACGAACGCATCAGCAGGCACTGCGACTGGTTCACCCTGCGCGACGCGCAGTTGCACATCCGGCCGTACACCTGGCCGTATCCCGAAATATCAACGGCAGCAATGGTTTCCCCATCGGGTCCGCGGCTGGCCGGGACGCTGGGAACCTCGCTGCTGTCGCTGTCGATGTCGGTTCCCGGCGGGTACGCGGCGCTGGACAATGCCTGGCAGATCGTGGTGGACAAGGCCAACGAGGCCGGCCGTGCCGAACCCGACCGGGCCAACTGGCGGGTGCTGGGTATCGTGCACCTGGCCGACACCCGCGAGCAGGCCATCGACGACTGCACCTACGGGCTGCAGGACTTCGCGAACTACTTCGGCGCTGCCGGGTTCGTGCCGCTGTCCAACGATGTCTCCGAACCCGCGAAGACACCGCGCGAGTTCGTGGCCGACTATGCGGCGCAGGGCAACTGCTGCATCGGCACCCCCGACGACGCGATCGCCTACATCACCGATCTCCTGGAAAAGTCCGGCGGGTTCGGCACATTCCTGATGCTCGGCCACGACTGGGCCGACCCAAAGGCCACCTATCACTCCTACGACCTGTTCGCCCGTAAGGTCATCCCGCACTTCAAAGGCCAGCTCCGCGCGGCCGAGGCCTCGCACGAATGGGCCCGGGACATGCGCGGTGACCTGTTCGGCCGAGTGGGCGAGGCGATCGTCAAGGCGATCGGCGAGCACACCGGCGGCCGGGCCTAG